One Micropterus dolomieu isolate WLL.071019.BEF.003 ecotype Adirondacks linkage group LG23, ASM2129224v1, whole genome shotgun sequence DNA window includes the following coding sequences:
- the LOC123963113 gene encoding 14-3-3 protein epsilon, whose translation MADRENLVYQAKLAEQAERYDEMVESMKKVASMDVELTVEERNLLSVAYKNVIGARRASWRIISSLEQKEENKGGEDKLKMIREYRKTVEKELKSICNDILDVLDKHLILAAVTGESKVFYYKMKGDYHRYLAEFATGNDRKEAAENSLVAYKAASDIAMMELPPTHPIRLGLALNFSVFYYEILNSPDRACRLAKEAFDNAIAELDTLSEESYKDSTLIMQLLRDNLTLWTSDVQGDGEEQNKEALQDAEEETPRD comes from the exons AAATGGTGGAGTCGATGAAGAAAGTGGCCAGTATGGACGTGGAGCTGACGGTAGAGGAGAGGAACCTGCTGTCAGTAGCGTATAAGAACGTGATAGGAGCCAGAAGAGCTTCCTGGAGGATAATCAGCAGCCTCgaacagaaagaagaaaacaaaggcGGAGAAGACAAACTAAAGATGATCCGAGAATACAGGAAAACG GTTGAgaaagagctgaaatcaatcTGCAACGACATTCTGGATGTACTGGACAAGCACCTCATCTTAGCTGCAGTCACGGGAGAATCTAAGGTTTTCTATTACAAAAT GAAGGGAGATTACCACAGGTACCTGGCAGAGTTTGCCACAGGCAATGACAGGAAGGAGGCAGCCGAGAACAGTTTGGTTGCTTACAAAGCTGCTAGCGACATCGCCATGATGGAACTCCCTCCAACGCACCCTATTCGTCTGGGATTGGCCCTGAACTTTTCAGTTTTCTATTATGAAATCCTCAACTCGCCAGACCGTGCTTGCAG GTTGGCGAAGGAAGCATTTGATAATGCCATTGCAGAACTGGATACGCTGAGCGAGGAAAGCTATAAGGACTCAACACTTATCATGCAGTTGCTACGTGACAACTTGACACTATGGACCTCAGACGTGCAGGGTGATG GTGAAGAACAGAACAAAGAAGCACTGCAAGATGCGGAGGAAGAGACCCCGCGAGACTGA